In Nitrospirota bacterium, the genomic window TAAACTCCCCATATAACAAAGAAGGAAGCTATGCCGGAGGCATTGGCAATTATATCACCTACACTGAAATCCCTGTACGGCAGAAAGTACTGGACGATCTCTATTGCTATGCCGTAAAGAAAGACTGCAATACCCAGAAAGACAAGAGAAGATAACTTCTCTCTTTTAAAGGCACAATAACATAATGATGCAGTTATGAAGTAGGCAACGAAATGGGCGAATTTATCCGATACCGAAACCACCTTTCCCGGCGAAGGGATGACGGATAAA contains:
- a CDS encoding VanZ family protein; the protein is MKWKTIYRIIFFLWVGIIGVLSVIPSPGKVVSVSDKFAHFVAYFITASLCYCAFKREKLSSLVFLGIAVFLYGIAIEIVQYFLPYRDFSVGDIIANASGIASFFVIWGVYSRTIRQKRGRLK